In one Mycobacteroides chelonae genomic region, the following are encoded:
- a CDS encoding NlpC/P60 family protein: protein MQGLFVLRAALAVGIAIALVLFMGVPRATADDNPLGPNVGTAFLNALGLNPSGGDWDNTLPFAGPSQGADPAKIMNGVMGVGQTALGALGIGGNRASAGAGRPLVYGRQAVEAVIQRGGTQLGVPYSWGGGTVRGPSGGVDYDAGKVGFDCSGFTMFSYAAAGVKLPKYSGDQYNAGQKIPVSQAKRGDLLFYGPGGSQHVVIYLGNGQMLEASGSAEKVTVSPVRTGGMTPYAVRIIAW, encoded by the coding sequence GTGCAGGGCCTCTTTGTATTACGTGCCGCCCTCGCTGTCGGGATCGCTATCGCACTGGTGCTGTTCATGGGTGTGCCGCGGGCCACCGCCGATGACAATCCACTTGGGCCGAATGTCGGTACTGCCTTCCTCAACGCTCTGGGGCTGAACCCGTCGGGCGGCGACTGGGACAACACCCTGCCCTTTGCCGGGCCGAGCCAGGGTGCGGACCCCGCGAAGATTATGAACGGGGTCATGGGGGTCGGACAGACCGCATTGGGCGCATTGGGCATCGGTGGCAATCGCGCATCCGCGGGCGCGGGGCGTCCGCTCGTGTACGGCCGGCAGGCGGTGGAAGCTGTGATCCAGCGCGGCGGCACCCAGCTGGGTGTTCCGTACTCGTGGGGTGGCGGCACCGTCCGCGGCCCCAGCGGCGGCGTCGACTACGACGCGGGCAAGGTGGGCTTCGACTGCTCGGGCTTCACGATGTTTTCCTACGCGGCAGCCGGCGTGAAGCTGCCCAAGTACTCCGGTGACCAGTACAACGCGGGCCAGAAGATTCCCGTATCGCAGGCCAAGCGTGGGGATCTGCTCTTCTACGGACCGGGTGGCTCCCAGCATGTGGTGATCTACCTGGGTAACGGTCAGATGCTGGAAGCCAGCGGCAGCGCCGAAAAGGTGACGGTGTCGCCGGTCCGCACGGGCGGGATGACTCCTTACGCCGTTCGTATCATCGCCTGGTAG
- the acnA gene encoding aconitate hydratase AcnA: protein MNSFGARGTLQVGDESYEIFRLNAVPGTEKLPYSLKVLAENLLRTEDGANITKEHVLALANWDPSAEPSVEIQFTPARVVMQDFTGVPCVVDLATMREAVAALGGDPDKVNPLSPAEMVIDHSVILDVFGTADAFERNVELEYERNAERYQFLRWGQGAFDDFKVVPPGTGIVHQVNIEYLARTIFTRNGQAYPDTCVGTDSHTTMVNGLGVLGWGVGGIEAEAAMLGQPVSMLIPRVVGFKLTGEIQPGVTATDVVLTVTDMLRKHGVVGKFVEFYGKGVAEVPLANRATLGNMSPEFGSTAAIFPIDEETINYLRLTGRDDQQLALVEAYAKEQGMWHDADHEPAFSEYLELDLATVVPSISGPKRPQDRIELSDAKNAFRKDIHNYVEENHPAPHTNLDEAVEESFPASDAAVLSFAEDDAVVPSAANGAEGRPTKPVTVKSAERGNFVLDHGAVVVAGITSCTNTSNPSVMLGAALLAKKAVEKGLTTKPWVKTNMAPGSQVVTDYYNKAGLWPYLEKLGYYLGGYGCTTCIGNTGPLPDEISKAINDNDLSVTAVLSGNRNFEGRISPDVKMNYLASPPLVIAYGIAGTMDFDFDTDPLGQDHDGNDVYLKDIWPSASEIEETIASSINREMFTNSYADVFKGDERWRGLPTPEGNTFEWVDTSTYVRKAPYFDGMPLEPTPVTDIKGARVLALLGDSVTTDHISPAGSIKSGTPAAQYLDEHGVDRKDYNSLGSRRGNHEVMVRGTFANIRLRNQLLDDVSGGYTRDFTLEGGPQSFIYDASVNYQKAGIPLVVLGGKEYGSGSSRDWAAKGTRLLGVKAVITESFERIHRSNLIGMGVIPLQFPAGESAASLKLDGTETYDISGIEKLNEGSTPKTVHVTATKGDGSKVEFDAVVRIDTPGEADYYRNGGILQYVLRNMLAG from the coding sequence GTGAATTCCTTCGGCGCGCGCGGCACTCTGCAGGTTGGCGATGAGTCGTACGAGATCTTCCGCCTCAATGCCGTGCCCGGTACCGAGAAACTGCCCTACAGCCTGAAGGTGTTGGCGGAGAACCTGTTACGCACCGAAGACGGCGCGAACATCACCAAGGAACACGTACTGGCGCTGGCCAACTGGGATCCCTCGGCCGAGCCGAGCGTCGAGATCCAGTTCACCCCGGCACGCGTGGTCATGCAGGACTTCACCGGTGTGCCCTGTGTGGTCGACCTGGCCACCATGCGTGAGGCAGTGGCGGCGCTGGGCGGCGATCCCGACAAGGTGAACCCGCTCTCCCCCGCCGAGATGGTCATCGACCACTCCGTGATCCTGGACGTCTTCGGCACCGCCGACGCCTTCGAGCGCAACGTCGAACTCGAGTACGAGCGCAATGCCGAGCGTTACCAGTTCTTGCGTTGGGGCCAAGGCGCTTTCGACGATTTCAAGGTTGTCCCCCCGGGCACCGGCATCGTGCACCAGGTCAACATCGAGTACCTGGCCCGCACCATCTTCACCCGTAACGGCCAGGCCTACCCGGACACCTGTGTGGGTACCGACTCGCACACCACCATGGTCAACGGCCTCGGCGTCCTCGGCTGGGGTGTCGGTGGTATCGAGGCCGAAGCCGCGATGCTCGGCCAGCCGGTCTCGATGCTCATCCCCCGGGTCGTCGGCTTCAAGCTCACCGGTGAGATCCAGCCGGGCGTCACCGCCACCGACGTGGTGCTGACCGTCACCGACATGCTGCGCAAGCACGGCGTGGTGGGCAAGTTCGTCGAGTTCTACGGCAAGGGCGTGGCCGAGGTGCCGCTGGCCAACCGCGCCACCCTGGGCAACATGAGCCCCGAATTCGGTTCTACCGCAGCGATCTTCCCGATCGATGAGGAGACCATCAACTACCTGCGCCTGACCGGCCGCGATGACCAGCAGCTCGCACTGGTCGAGGCGTACGCCAAGGAACAGGGCATGTGGCACGACGCCGACCACGAGCCGGCCTTCTCGGAGTACCTGGAACTCGACCTCGCCACCGTGGTGCCCTCCATCTCCGGCCCCAAGCGTCCGCAGGACCGCATCGAGCTGTCCGACGCGAAGAACGCGTTCCGCAAGGACATCCACAACTACGTCGAAGAGAACCACCCTGCTCCTCACACGAACCTCGATGAGGCCGTTGAAGAGTCGTTCCCGGCAAGCGATGCCGCGGTGCTGTCCTTCGCTGAGGACGATGCCGTCGTGCCGTCGGCCGCGAACGGTGCCGAGGGCCGGCCCACCAAGCCGGTCACCGTGAAGTCCGCCGAGCGCGGCAACTTCGTCCTGGACCACGGCGCGGTTGTGGTCGCGGGCATCACCTCGTGCACCAACACCTCCAACCCCTCGGTCATGCTGGGCGCTGCGCTGCTGGCCAAGAAGGCCGTTGAGAAGGGCCTGACCACCAAGCCGTGGGTCAAGACCAACATGGCACCGGGTTCGCAGGTCGTCACCGATTACTACAACAAGGCGGGCCTGTGGCCCTACCTGGAGAAGCTCGGTTACTACCTGGGCGGCTACGGCTGCACCACGTGCATCGGTAACACCGGCCCGCTGCCCGACGAGATTTCCAAGGCCATCAACGACAACGATCTGTCGGTCACCGCCGTGCTTTCGGGTAACCGCAACTTCGAAGGCCGCATCTCCCCCGACGTCAAGATGAACTACCTGGCCTCCCCGCCACTGGTCATCGCCTACGGCATCGCGGGCACCATGGACTTCGACTTCGACACCGACCCGCTGGGACAGGACCACGACGGCAACGACGTCTACCTGAAGGACATCTGGCCCAGCGCCTCAGAGATCGAAGAGACCATCGCCTCGTCGATCAACCGCGAGATGTTCACCAACTCCTACGCCGATGTCTTCAAGGGTGACGAGCGCTGGCGCGGTCTGCCCACCCCTGAGGGCAACACCTTCGAGTGGGTCGACACGTCCACCTACGTGCGCAAGGCGCCCTATTTCGACGGGATGCCGCTGGAGCCCACGCCGGTCACCGATATCAAGGGTGCGCGGGTGCTGGCCCTGCTCGGCGACTCGGTGACCACCGACCACATCTCACCGGCCGGTTCGATCAAGTCGGGCACCCCGGCAGCGCAGTACCTCGACGAGCACGGTGTAGACCGCAAGGACTACAACTCGCTGGGTTCGCGACGCGGTAACCACGAGGTGATGGTGCGCGGCACGTTCGCGAACATCCGCCTGCGTAACCAGCTCCTGGACGACGTGTCCGGCGGCTACACCCGCGACTTCACCCTGGAGGGCGGCCCGCAGTCGTTCATCTATGACGCCTCGGTGAACTACCAGAAGGCGGGCATCCCGCTGGTGGTGCTGGGCGGCAAGGAATACGGCTCCGGTTCCTCACGCGACTGGGCTGCCAAGGGCACCCGCCTGCTGGGCGTCAAGGCCGTGATCACCGAGTCGTTCGAGCGCATTCACCGGTCGAATCTGATTGGTATGGGAGTGATTCCGCTGCAGTTCCCGGCCGGGGAATCGGCGGCCTCGCTCAAGCTCGACGGCACCGAGACGTACGACATCAGCGGTATCGAGAAGCTCAACGAGGGCTCGACACCGAAGACCGTGCACGTGACCGCGACCAAGGGCGATGGCTCCAAGGTCGAGTTTGATGCGGTAGTCCGGATCGACACCCCCGGTGAGGCCGACTACTACCGCAACGGTGGCATCCTGCAGTACGTGCTGCGGAACATGCTGGCCGGCTAG
- a CDS encoding DUF6676 family protein, translating into MTPQHLPTFIPAELCQAVGVSVQTAGTDPLGWSVKCLEMARADVNEDGVAAPSADVAGLKDVIAKAHAKNIDLKVVALPNNPWIDTPLRDIATEIGKDHPDSTVLVISPSYAGTYSATFDRVTLEAGQDVAKTGNAVLSANNFVNEIGREHFSWTALTIALVLLVAAVCAGITLVRGRFANDSVK; encoded by the coding sequence GTGACGCCGCAGCACTTGCCCACCTTCATCCCCGCCGAGCTGTGCCAGGCGGTGGGCGTCTCGGTCCAGACCGCGGGCACCGATCCGCTCGGCTGGTCGGTCAAGTGCCTGGAGATGGCGCGCGCGGATGTCAACGAGGACGGAGTCGCCGCCCCGTCGGCGGATGTCGCCGGATTAAAGGATGTCATCGCGAAGGCGCACGCCAAGAACATCGACCTGAAGGTCGTGGCGCTTCCCAACAATCCCTGGATCGATACACCGTTGCGCGATATCGCCACCGAGATCGGCAAGGACCACCCGGACTCGACGGTCCTGGTCATCAGTCCGTCCTACGCCGGTACCTACAGCGCCACGTTCGACAGGGTGACGCTGGAGGCCGGGCAGGACGTCGCCAAGACGGGCAACGCCGTGCTCTCTGCGAACAACTTCGTGAACGAGATCGGGCGAGAGCACTTCTCATGGACGGCGTTGACCATTGCGCTTGTCCTGCTCGTCGCGGCGGTGTGCGCCGGAATTACGCTCGTGCGCGGCCGATTCGCGAACGACTCGGTTAAGTAA
- a CDS encoding AMIN-like domain-containing (lipo)protein, whose translation MRGHGGIRKIGVLALAALTASGCAGQVRQVDEAVSPVATTTALPQTSTPAPETFRVTACETVSGGGGKNVATQLRDVRVGKQDDYDRVTFEFGPDAKSKVALDELVVPRYTVDSPTSVSAGPKGDNVIVAGSALLGVLFDGASAHETDKPIRSYPGPSEIKPKDFPILAEAEQGEDFEGKVRWALGLNKQRCPQVSTLTNPPRLVVDLPH comes from the coding sequence ATGCGAGGACATGGCGGTATCCGGAAAATCGGCGTGCTGGCGCTGGCGGCACTGACGGCATCCGGTTGCGCCGGTCAGGTGCGCCAGGTGGACGAGGCGGTGTCGCCCGTGGCCACCACGACGGCGTTGCCGCAAACGTCGACACCCGCCCCGGAGACCTTCCGTGTCACGGCGTGCGAGACGGTCAGCGGTGGCGGCGGCAAGAACGTCGCCACCCAGCTGCGGGATGTGCGGGTGGGCAAGCAGGACGACTACGACAGGGTCACCTTCGAATTCGGGCCGGACGCCAAGAGCAAGGTGGCGCTGGACGAGCTGGTGGTTCCCAGGTACACGGTGGACAGCCCCACCAGCGTGTCCGCGGGCCCCAAGGGAGACAACGTCATCGTCGCCGGATCCGCCCTGCTCGGTGTGCTCTTCGACGGCGCGTCCGCGCACGAGACCGATAAGCCCATCCGGTCTTATCCGGGGCCGAGTGAGATCAAGCCGAAGGACTTCCCGATCCTGGCAGAAGCCGAGCAAGGCGAGGACTTCGAGGGGAAGGTGCGGTGGGCGCTGGGCCTGAACAAACAGCGCTGCCCTCAGGTGAGCACGCTGACCAATCCGCCTCGTCTCGTGGTCGATCTGCCGCACTAG
- a CDS encoding TetR/AcrR family transcriptional regulator has product MPRVSEDHLAARRRQILDGARRCFAEYGYDGATVRRLEHTIGMSRGAIFHHFRDKDTLFFALAREDAERMANVASREGLVQVMRDMLADPNQFDWLATRLEIARKLRNDPEFRRGWNQRSEELNTATLARLQRQKKAGRLREDVPSEVILGYLDLVLDGLVARLAAGESTESLSRVLDLVEDSVRRADHS; this is encoded by the coding sequence GTGCCGCGCGTTAGCGAGGATCACCTCGCGGCTCGTCGCCGCCAGATCCTTGATGGCGCGCGGCGCTGTTTTGCCGAGTACGGGTACGACGGCGCCACCGTGCGCCGCCTCGAACACACCATCGGCATGTCGCGGGGGGCGATATTCCACCATTTCCGCGACAAGGACACGCTGTTCTTCGCGCTGGCCCGCGAAGACGCCGAACGGATGGCGAACGTCGCCAGCCGCGAGGGTCTGGTGCAGGTGATGCGCGACATGCTGGCCGACCCCAATCAGTTCGATTGGTTGGCCACGCGTTTGGAGATCGCCCGCAAGCTGCGCAACGACCCCGAATTCCGGCGGGGCTGGAACCAGCGATCAGAAGAACTCAACACCGCCACACTGGCACGGCTGCAACGCCAGAAGAAGGCCGGCCGATTGCGCGAGGACGTGCCCAGTGAGGTGATCCTGGGGTATCTGGATCTGGTGCTCGATGGCCTGGTGGCCCGCCTGGCCGCCGGAGAGTCCACCGAAAGCCTCAGCCGCGTCCTGGATCTCGTCGAGGACTCGGTGCGCCGTGCCGATCACTCCTGA
- a CDS encoding DinB family protein has protein sequence MPITPDTKDWTWVLDNRCAECGFDPATTSFTQIPDIVRGNLAAWQPVLSRPEVRQRPDEQTWSPLEYGAHVRDVFRIFLTRLQLMLAEEDPLFENWDQDKTAIEDRYAAQDPQTVARELATAGEAIAAAFAGVPAGSLSRRGRRSNGSVFTVETLGLYFVHDPVHHLHDVSRLPAD, from the coding sequence GTGCCGATCACTCCTGATACCAAGGACTGGACCTGGGTCCTGGATAACCGCTGCGCGGAGTGTGGATTTGATCCCGCCACAACATCTTTCACCCAGATACCCGATATCGTGCGGGGCAACCTGGCGGCGTGGCAGCCGGTGTTGTCCCGGCCAGAGGTGCGCCAACGTCCCGATGAGCAGACCTGGTCGCCGCTGGAGTACGGCGCCCACGTCCGGGACGTGTTCCGCATCTTCCTGACCCGGTTGCAGCTGATGCTCGCCGAGGAGGATCCGCTATTCGAGAACTGGGACCAGGACAAGACCGCCATCGAAGACAGGTACGCCGCACAGGACCCGCAGACGGTGGCGCGGGAGCTGGCCACCGCGGGCGAAGCCATCGCCGCCGCCTTCGCCGGGGTGCCCGCAGGCTCGCTAAGCCGTCGCGGAAGGCGAAGCAACGGTTCAGTTTTCACCGTCGAGACACTGGGTCTGTATTTCGTGCACGACCCGGTGCATCACCTGCACGATGTTTCCCGCCTGCCAGCGGACTAG
- a CDS encoding NlpC/P60 family protein has product MKRTVPQHFADRFVVRGKRTAVVALMVPPLMTASLMMWPTTLPVTSAEPNDMASLITQLADTNQQIEQLTADVQTQQESINKGLVDLQDARDNAAAAGQAVEEGQRAVDAANGAIAEAQGKFDRMAVATYMAGPSGSYLTATNPDDVVRLASVTKSVESSSQTVMDNLRRARTEQVNKQSQARAIQEKADQATADAQKQQDDLVAAMHDVQKKLESQRGIASELAAKKKSAEAQLAAARGPEYSASAASARVINPSAAIAGNGNEWTEGPAPAAAGGGEWDTTLPMIASANVPTDPTQTINMVLGIGNTAANVGQSAVCGVIGIFCPKAAPAAAASSEGGEYIPKVYGRENVERVIARAGSAMGTPYSWGGGSYNGPTRGIDSGAGTVGYDCSGLMMYGFAAVGIRLRHYTGYQYNSGRKVPSAQMKRGDMIFYGPNASQHVALYLGNGQMLEAPNTGDVVKVSPVRTSGMTPFVTRLIEW; this is encoded by the coding sequence ATGAAACGGACAGTCCCGCAGCATTTCGCGGACCGTTTCGTGGTGCGTGGCAAACGAACCGCGGTGGTCGCGCTGATGGTGCCGCCGCTAATGACCGCCAGTCTGATGATGTGGCCCACGACGCTGCCCGTAACCTCCGCCGAGCCGAACGACATGGCCTCGTTGATCACTCAGTTGGCCGATACCAACCAGCAGATCGAACAGCTCACCGCCGACGTGCAGACCCAGCAGGAATCCATCAACAAGGGCCTGGTCGACCTGCAAGACGCGCGCGATAACGCCGCCGCGGCCGGTCAAGCAGTTGAAGAAGGTCAGCGCGCGGTCGACGCCGCGAATGGCGCCATCGCCGAGGCGCAGGGCAAGTTCGACCGGATGGCCGTGGCCACCTACATGGCGGGGCCGTCTGGCTCATATCTGACGGCGACCAATCCCGACGATGTGGTGCGCCTTGCCTCGGTGACCAAGAGCGTGGAATCGAGCTCGCAAACCGTCATGGACAACCTGCGCCGGGCACGTACCGAGCAGGTGAACAAGCAGTCACAGGCACGGGCCATTCAGGAGAAGGCCGACCAGGCGACGGCGGATGCGCAGAAGCAGCAGGACGATCTGGTGGCTGCGATGCACGACGTGCAGAAGAAGCTGGAATCTCAGCGCGGCATAGCCTCGGAACTAGCGGCAAAGAAGAAGAGCGCCGAGGCACAGCTAGCGGCCGCCCGTGGGCCGGAGTATTCGGCGTCGGCCGCAAGTGCGCGGGTGATCAATCCGAGCGCTGCCATCGCCGGAAACGGGAACGAATGGACCGAGGGGCCGGCCCCCGCTGCCGCAGGTGGTGGCGAATGGGACACCACGCTCCCGATGATCGCCAGCGCCAACGTGCCTACCGATCCGACACAGACCATCAACATGGTGCTGGGCATCGGCAACACCGCCGCCAACGTCGGCCAGTCCGCGGTATGCGGTGTGATCGGCATCTTCTGCCCCAAGGCTGCCCCGGCGGCCGCCGCCTCCAGTGAGGGCGGCGAGTACATCCCCAAGGTTTACGGCCGGGAAAACGTGGAGCGGGTGATTGCCCGTGCGGGTAGCGCGATGGGCACGCCGTACTCATGGGGCGGTGGTTCGTACAACGGCCCAACCCGCGGAATCGATTCGGGCGCAGGAACTGTCGGTTACGACTGCTCCGGACTGATGATGTACGGCTTCGCCGCGGTCGGCATCAGACTCAGGCACTACACCGGGTATCAGTACAACTCCGGACGCAAGGTGCCCAGTGCGCAGATGAAGCGCGGCGACATGATTTTCTACGGCCCCAACGCAAGTCAGCACGTGGCCCTCTACCTCGGCAACGGTCAGATGCTCGAGGCGCCGAACACCGGCGACGTGGTCAAGGTGTCGCCGGTGCGGACCAGTGGCATGACGCCCTTTGTAACCCGACTGATTGAGTGGTGA
- a CDS encoding helix-turn-helix domain-containing protein: protein MAKTRDEERVELKAAYEQGASIRTLAADAGRSYGYVHRALVESGVALRGRGGPNRRGRKV from the coding sequence ATGGCCAAAACGCGCGACGAGGAACGCGTCGAGCTGAAGGCGGCATACGAGCAGGGTGCGAGTATCCGCACACTTGCTGCGGATGCCGGCCGATCGTATGGGTACGTGCATCGTGCCCTCGTGGAATCGGGTGTGGCGCTGCGCGGGCGCGGCGGCCCGAATCGGCGCGGCCGCAAGGTTTAA